The Fusobacterium sp. SYSU M8D902 nucleotide sequence TGCAATAAAGCCTTCATTTTTCATATATCTATGTACCTTTTCAAAGAGATCCCTGTTCTTAGTTTGCTCTAAATAGTATGAGTATGGAAAAAGATTAAATTTTTGATTTTTATAATAGGAGAATATCTCCTCCTTCATCAGCTTCTCATCTTTATTCAATCTGATCTTAAAATCTTTCAAAGCTAAATACTCATCTCTTAGTTCTATCCTTTCCTGTACCTCAATATCATTGAGAAAACTAATATACTCTTTCAACGTGAACTCTCTTAAAAATCTCTCTTTTATCTCACTTCTCAGGACTCCTTTTTCTAATGAGTTCTCTCTGTGAAACTTCTCTAAAAATTCAGTTACTCCAGCTAATATTCTTTTAAATTCATCTCTATGAACAATCTTCTTATCAAATTCATATACTCTTTTCTCCTCTAACAACCCTTCTAAAGAGATCTTCTCTCCCAAAAAAGTTGAGATTTTTTCCTGTGAAAAACCTTTTTTTACAAGTTCTTCCACCTGATGTTTGAGTCCTTCCTTTGATAATAGATTTAAAAATTCTAGATATCTCTCATCTCTTCTACTTATTTTTTCTGAATTAAAGAACAGTATCTCAATTCCACCTAGAGTAGTAATTGGTGAGTAATTTCTAAGAACTCCTCTATCCTGAAAATTTACTCCTATTCCTCTTTCTAGATTTACTCTTACAAATACACTATTTCCAGGTTCAATAGAACTCTGTCCATAGATCTGTACCCTTCCAATACTCTCCTCAGTTCCAATATTTAGACGAACTCTCTGATTATTTTTTAGCCTACTAGCCTCTTTTAAAAGTGTTATTTTACCCTCTATATTTTCAGTGACTATAAGGGATTTAGCTATGATATCTCCTCTTTTTACCTCTTCACTCTCTACTCCACCTATATTCAAAGCACATCTATTTCCAGCTCTTAAATACTCTCTCTTTTCATTATGAGACTCAATCCCTTTAACTCTGATCTCCTTATTTTGTGGATAGATGTTCAAAGTATCATTTATCCTAACAAATCCACTTTTTATAGTCCCTGTGACTACACAACCAAAACCCTTTGCTGTAAATACTCTGTCTACATCCATTCTAAAGTATCTATCTCTGCCCTCTAGATCTATTTTTTCAAGCTCAATTTCTATTCTCTTTTTCAACTCTCTATAGCTCTCTAGATCTCTATTGGAAATGGGTAAAATTGGACACCCTGCTAAAAAGCTATCTGAAAAAAAATCTATACATTGAGATCTAACCTCTTCATATCTTTCACTACTTACCATATCTCTTTTGGTTAGAAGTATCATACCTCTCTTTACTCCAAAAATATTGGCAATTTGAAAATGTTCAACAGTTTGTGGCATTATTCCATCATCACAAGCTATTACAAGCAATAGGTAGTCCACTCCTGAGACACCAGCACTCATATTTTTTATAAACTTCTCATGTCCCGGAACATCTACAATACTTGCACTTTTACCACTATCTAAAAGTATTTTAGAAAATCCTATATCTATTGTCATTCCTCTTTTTTTCTCTTCTGGAAGTGTGTCTGTATCTACTCCTGTGAGATATTTAATTACCGTTGTCTTACCATGATCAATATGTCCAGCCATTCCAATTACTATATCTCTTCCCATTCACACCTCCATATCAATCTACTTATCTATAGCTTTCTCTACAATAGTAGCCATATCCTCATCTCTTATAGTTTTTAAATCTAAGATAAAGTTATTATCCTGTACTCTACCTACTATATTTACATCTCCAGTTCTAAAGTATCTCTCCAATTGAACAGGATCCCCTTCAAAAGCCAAAGCATAGCTTGGAACTGTCTCTTCTGGCATAGATCCTCCACCAATTTTAGCTCTTGTCTCTATTATTTGGCTCTCTATACCCTTCTCTTTCAATAAACCATGTAGTTTTTCTGCTCTTTTTAAAACCTCTCCTACATTTTCAGTAATCATTCTAAGAGTTGGAATTTCACGAACAGCCTCTCTCTCATCAAGATACAATTTCAATGTACTTTCCAATGTAGATAGTACAAATTTATCCACTCTAAATGCTCTCAAATACTGATTTTTCTTCAATCTATCTATAAGGTGTGGCTCTGCTAGAATAATCCCACACTGAGGCCCACCTAAAAGTTTATCTCCACTAATTGTAACTATATCAATTCCTGAAGCTATACTCTCCTGTACAGTTGGCTCCTTTACTACACCATACTTTGAAAAATCTACCAAAACTCCACTACCTAGATCCTCCATAGTAAGAATATTATTCTCTTTTCCTATTCTTGCTATCTCACTATTTTCAACCTCATCTGTAAATCCCATTATTTTAAAGTTTGATCTATGTACTTTTAAAATAAGAGCTGTCTCCTCATCTATTGCTTTTTCATAATCTGAAGTTTTAGTCTTATTCGTTGTTCCTACCTCTTTTAATTTTGAACCTGAAAGCTCCATTATATCTGGAATTCTAAAGGAACCACCTATCTCAACTAATTCACCTCTAGAAACAATTGAGTTTTTCCCTTTTGCAAACTCATTTAGACATATTATTACAGCTGCTGCATTATTGTTTACCACTAAGGCTCCCTTAGCTCCTGTTACTTTACAGATCAACTCCTCTACATGAGAGTTTCTATGTCCTCTCTTTCCTGTTTCTAAATCATATTCTAAATTGTTATAGTTTCCTGCTACTTCAACCAACATCTCTAGAGCTTTTTTATTCAAAACAGAACGACCTAAGTTGGTGTGAATTATTACTCCACTCCCATTTATAACTTTTTTTAATCTGTTCACACCAGCAAATTTTGATTTTTTTACAATCTCATCTATAATATCATCTATTTCAAAATCTATAATCTTCCCATTTTTTATATTCTCTCTAAAAGAGTCTATTGTCTCCTTTACCAAAGAATAAAAAGTATTGTAATTTAACTTTTCCCTACACTCTTCTAATTTTGTATCTTTCATAAGTATATCTAATTTAGGAAGTTTACGAAAAAGATTACTCATATCTTACCTCACTATTATATATTTATCTTTTTTATCCTCAACTGAACCAATGATGTATCCCTCTACACCATTTTCAGCAAACTCTTTCATCAAGGCTGGTACACACTCTTTTTTCACTGAAAATAGAAGCCCTCCTGATGTCTGTGGATCAAACATTATCTCCTGTAACCATAGAGGAGTCTTATTAAACTCTATATCTTTTCCTACAAAGTTTCTATTCTGTTGTCCACCTGTTGTAATTAAAAAATCTTTAGCATAATTTTTAGCCTCTGAAATATATGGTATAAAGCTCTCTTCAAAAATCAAAGTTTTCTCTGATCCCTTTGCCATCTCATAGGCATGACCTAAAAATCCAAATCCAGTTATATCAGTACAAGCTGTCACTGGATAGTTTATAATTATCTCAGCTGCATATTTATTAAGTGTTACCATCTGCTTTAAAGATTCATCAATAGCCTCTCTACTAGCAAGATTAACCTTTGAAGCAGTACTCACTATTCCTGTTCCTAATTTTTTAGTACAGATCAAGATATCTCCACTTTCACAACCATGATTTTTTAATATTCTATCTGGATGTGCTATCCCTGTTACAGAAAGTCCATATTTTATCTCTGGATCGTGTACAGAGTGTCCACCACTTAGGACTGCTCCCGATTCCATAACCTTATCAGCTCCACCCTTTAATATCTCACCTAAGATTTTTATATCCATCTTATTTGGAAAACATACTATATTCATAGCTGTTTTGGGTTGCCCTCCCATAGCATATACATCACTTAGAGAGTTAGCAGCTGCTATCTGCCCAAATATATATGGATCTTCTGTCATAGGAGTGAAAAAATCCAATGTTTGAATTATTGCTATATCATCAGTTAACTTATATACAGCTGCATCATCTGATTTTTCAAATCCTACTATTAAATTTTTATCTTCCACACTTGGAATATCATGTAATATCTCTGAAAGAACCTCTGGTCCTATTTTGTTCGCTCAGCCACCGATTGAACATCTATCTAAATGTAATTTTTCCAACTTTTCACTCTCCTACATCATTTTTACTATATCAACTAATACACCTACAAGGAAATCTCTCTTCTCTTTCTCTTCTTCTTTATATATTATATCTGCCATTCCTTTTACATCTTCTCTTATCTCTTCTTTTGTAGCTGAACTATAGATATACTCTAGTTCACCTCTAAACTCTTGCATAAAATAATCATATAAATTTCCTGCTACTAATCTTTTCCTCGTCGTGCTATTAAAACTATTATAAGCATCTAATATTTTTCCTATTCTTGGTGTCATATTCTCCTCCAACTATAATTTATTACCTAATATATTTTACTATATTTTTTTTAACAATTCTACTCATATATAATATTTTCAAAAAATTTTATACTATTTTACTTATCATAGCACCATTTAGGTTATCTGATTCTGACACAACCAACTTTTTCTGATTTAACTCTTCCATAATTACAATCAAAATCAGTGTTCCAGCCACTATAACATCTGCTCTTTTAGGTTCTAAACCTATAATTTGCTTTCTCTCCTCACCATTTTTAGATAAAAATAGTTTTAGATTATCCTTTAATTTTTCTAGTGTTATCTCACTCATATGCACTTTAGAACTATCATAATCTACCATTTTTTTATCCACAGAGATCTGAGTAGTTGCTGTTCCTGCTACCCCAACTAACAAAAATTCCCTCTCACTTAAAAATCTTACCTCTTCAATCATCTCTCTTATCCAAGCTCTACATTTTTCAATATTTTCAAAAGTGTAATTACCTGTTTTGAAGAAT carries:
- the selA gene encoding L-seryl-tRNA(Sec) selenium transferase, giving the protein MSNLFRKLPKLDILMKDTKLEECREKLNYNTFYSLVKETIDSFRENIKNGKIIDFEIDDIIDEIVKKSKFAGVNRLKKVINGSGVIIHTNLGRSVLNKKALEMLVEVAGNYNNLEYDLETGKRGHRNSHVEELICKVTGAKGALVVNNNAAAVIICLNEFAKGKNSIVSRGELVEIGGSFRIPDIMELSGSKLKEVGTTNKTKTSDYEKAIDEETALILKVHRSNFKIMGFTDEVENSEIARIGKENNILTMEDLGSGVLVDFSKYGVVKEPTVQESIASGIDIVTISGDKLLGGPQCGIILAEPHLIDRLKKNQYLRAFRVDKFVLSTLESTLKLYLDEREAVREIPTLRMITENVGEVLKRAEKLHGLLKEKGIESQIIETRAKIGGGSMPEETVPSYALAFEGDPVQLERYFRTGDVNIVGRVQDNNFILDLKTIRDEDMATIVEKAIDK
- the selD gene encoding selenide, water dikinase SelD, with product MEKLHLDRCSIGGUANKIGPEVLSEILHDIPSVEDKNLIVGFEKSDDAAVYKLTDDIAIIQTLDFFTPMTEDPYIFGQIAAANSLSDVYAMGGQPKTAMNIVCFPNKMDIKILGEILKGGADKVMESGAVLSGGHSVHDPEIKYGLSVTGIAHPDRILKNHGCESGDILICTKKLGTGIVSTASKVNLASREAIDESLKQMVTLNKYAAEIIINYPVTACTDITGFGFLGHAYEMAKGSEKTLIFEESFIPYISEAKNYAKDFLITTGGQQNRNFVGKDIEFNKTPLWLQEIMFDPQTSGGLLFSVKKECVPALMKEFAENGVEGYIIGSVEDKKDKYIIVR
- the selB gene encoding selenocysteine-specific translation elongation factor; amino-acid sequence: MGRDIVIGMAGHIDHGKTTVIKYLTGVDTDTLPEEKKRGMTIDIGFSKILLDSGKSASIVDVPGHEKFIKNMSAGVSGVDYLLLVIACDDGIMPQTVEHFQIANIFGVKRGMILLTKRDMVSSERYEEVRSQCIDFFSDSFLAGCPILPISNRDLESYRELKKRIEIELEKIDLEGRDRYFRMDVDRVFTAKGFGCVVTGTIKSGFVRINDTLNIYPQNKEIRVKGIESHNEKREYLRAGNRCALNIGGVESEEVKRGDIIAKSLIVTENIEGKITLLKEASRLKNNQRVRLNIGTEESIGRVQIYGQSSIEPGNSVFVRVNLERGIGVNFQDRGVLRNYSPITTLGGIEILFFNSEKISRRDERYLEFLNLLSKEGLKHQVEELVKKGFSQEKISTFLGEKISLEGLLEEKRVYEFDKKIVHRDEFKRILAGVTEFLEKFHRENSLEKGVLRSEIKERFLREFTLKEYISFLNDIEVQERIELRDEYLALKDFKIRLNKDEKLMKEEIFSYYKNQKFNLFPYSYYLEQTKNRDLFEKVHRYMKNEGFIAYLDEDKFILNGFLKESIKLIERYFEENDTIAVKDMRALLNSDRDSAILILRELDRLKITKNLDGVRVLNNRR